Proteins encoded in a region of the Quercus lobata isolate SW786 chromosome 8, ValleyOak3.0 Primary Assembly, whole genome shotgun sequence genome:
- the LOC115957087 gene encoding serine/threonine-protein kinase PCRK1-like yields the protein MEQSPGHNLIQFNLSDLEKATKGFKSSYKIGEGDFGAYYRGTIKLSGKSTPVLIQQIQGHVLKAKSDHSWVKELNTIAAMKHQNLLNLVGYCLSGGVRFVVGECTCIGSLSYFLSKLLLSWVKRLIIVQAAARALVYFHDHQIVLRSFKSSSIVIDENLKGKLFDQAVATFAETEMQNSTSSAGQLDWSFMGYTTPEVDPHNKIKSTDNVYSFGVILLEIITGKPAFDINRPKNERNLVEWIKSSVSGDETKLAQIMDPNLIGTSGCIKSAMRVLTLSSKCTEEDPKKRPSMSQVLKELAPIVEEYKKIHNEFVLMERQAERDAILCTGVADAIVRLIVALLSG from the exons ATGGAGCAATCACCTGGCCATAATCTGATTCAATTCAATCTCTCAGACTTGGAGAAAGCAACAAAAGGTTTCAAATCCTCTTACAAGATTGGAGAGGGTGACTTTGGTGCCTACTACAGAGGCACCATCAAACTAAGTGGGAAAAGTACACCCGTCCTTATCCAACAGATTCAAGGACATGTACTTAAAGCCAAg agTGATCATTCTTGGGTGAAAGAATTAAACACTATTGCAGCAATGAAGCACCAAAACCTTCTAAACTTGGTAGGATATTGCCTTTCAGGGGGTGTCAGATTTGTAGTAGGAGAATGTACATGCATTGGAAGCCTTAGTTACTTTCTGTCCAAGTTGTTACTGTCTTGGGTAAAAAGACTCATTATCGTACAAGCTGCTGCCCGGGCTTTGGTGTATTTTCATGATCATCAG ATAGTATTAAGGAGTTTCAAATCTTCCTCCATTGTCATTGATGAAAATCTGAAAGGCAAACTTTTCGACCAGGCAGTTGCTACA TTTGCAGAGACAGAGATGCAAAACAGTACTTCAAGTGCTGGACAACTTGATTGGAGTTTCATGGGCTATACGACTCCAGAAGTTGATCCTCATAATAAGATCAAATCCACGGACAATGTATACAGTTTTGGTGTTATTCTGCTGGAAATAATCACCGGCAAGCCTGCTTTCGACATTAACAGGCCCAAGAATGAGAGGAATCTAGTGGAGTGGATCAAATCTTCTGTGTCTGGAGACGAAACCAAGCTGGCACAGATTATGGACCCCAACCTTATAGGCACATCTGGGTGTATAAAATCTGCTATGAGAGTTTTGACATTGTCTAGCAAGTGCACAGAGGAAGACCCAAAAAAGCGTCCCAGCATGAGTCAAGTTCTTAAGGAGCTTGCCCCAATTGtggaagaatataaaaaaattcataatgaaTTTGTTTTAATGGAGAGACAAGCAGAACGTGATGCTATATTGTGTACTGGAGTTGCAGATGCAATAGTACGCCTGATTGTGGCCTTACTTAGTGGATAG